Part of the Solea senegalensis isolate Sse05_10M unplaced genomic scaffold, IFAPA_SoseM_1 scf7180000016096, whole genome shotgun sequence genome, AACGGAGGGAGGGGCTCGTGTCTGCAGCTGTTGATGTTAACGACAGTTTTATCCCCGCTGTGGACACATGTCTCCATCAAAGGAGGCTGGGGGTGACCTCCGCAATGTCCCCCAATGTGAGACGACACCACTGTCTTATCGCTCTCTGCTGAGAGACACGGAGTCTCCACGTCCACTGTCGTCCCGTTGATTTACTGTGTGTCCGTGTGccattttaatttataatgatttatctttatttcaccattaaaacaactttctctgtctagaaactgaagtttgtaaaacactcgtTAAAGTCGTTGTTGGATGTTCaacactcctgtgtgtgtgtgtgtgtgtgtgtgtgtgtgtgtgtgatgttaaagtcactgattttctctctggactttggtgtgggacagtgagtggtttacaaagtgacacaaatgtcatgTTCTTGTTGGAAATAAACTGTAACAACATCATTCTCCACACAACCACAGACATCGTTAATCTGATACAAATGAAAGttcaatatttaaatatcatACACAACTTTAATATTTGAAGTTTTTGGTCGAGTTAATGTAAACTTTAGATTATCAACAGTGTGACATCAAGACAGTCAATGAGGACATCTCTATGAGTGTATATTGTGTACTTTACTGCCCTCTTGTGGCAGCAGCAggctcttgtctctctctttttatgaGGAAACTTCACTTCCGCCAGTTTTAAGTGTCatatttgttgatattattcCTCAGGTCCTGATGGTGGCGCTAGAGCAACCccattttaaccctttataGAAGAGtgaaagttcaaatgtgtgacaCTCGAATGTCAATGTAATTATGCACATTATGGagtttatctgtttatttagtCGTCTGTAAACACTGAGCTGCATACATCTTCACTTTTTACGCaagaaaactgacaaaataaatacttatatttaaatatttaatactgtgatttaaatatgaCAATACTGTATCATAActtaaatatttagatttaaatatCCTCATAATTTTCTCAGTTGCTCTGGTGATAAAATTTCATAAATTTACCCCAAAAACTTAGTTGAGTTTTATCAATATTTGTAAACGCACATTTACATAATCTCTGAGTCAAAATTGGCAGATTACAcagtcattattatttaaataacgtgatttatccaaaaaaaaaacctacaacgTAAATAACTAGAAACAAATTGTCTGGAACAGTgagaaatatataaatagaatCACATTTGATGGTAATTTGAGTGAGGAAATGACTAAAAtcctgccccctggtggttgtTGCAGTCTGAGATTATTGAAATGGTAGAAAAACGAACCGTTGTAAAAACACGTGGTGTAAAAACATCTGGGTCTTtatttcaaagcaaaaaaaatgagaaccacagttttttcctttcttttttctttttttatttcttagtAAACTAACTGCATCAGAAACTACAGCAGCCAGAGAGGAAAAACTAAAACTGTTATATTTGTACATGGAATGTAAAaacatcagagaaaacagcaaatGATCTAATCTATAAAGAATTCATCTGGTGAAGGGACAGCGGGACATAAACGTCAACGACACTCACAAataacagcttttttttctttgtttttctttatttctttattattattattatttttatttttttttctctttaaccAAAAACCCTACTGTCGTCGTGtctacaacaaacaacactgagaaagtaaaaacatggcagactacacacacactcacacacacacgcacacacacacacacacacacacacacacggggaagTGTGTCCTCACTTGGCGTCCAGCTTGGCCATTTCCTGCAGGTAAATCCCGATGCTCTCGCTGTCAAACAGaacaaagtaaatgtttttcagGGAGGAGCTGGCGGACGACACAAAGTGGTTGGAGATGGCCTTGAGGATGAGCTGCGCGGCCGTTTGCTTTGGGAATCCGTTCCTGTGGGAGACAAGGTCACAAGGTCATCATCTCCACTGacaacagggggcgctgcatTCTGCTCACTCTCTGTGACAAACGCCTCATTTTTCCACAACGCCAAACCTCATCGAGAAAATGGTTGATTTTTACCTCAtgtggtctactgctgccccgtgtggtcactttgtgtcacttaaatcaaTCTAAAttaagtgacaaaatcagacatttgaacctagtgatggaggcagcagtggatcaacaactctcactgattttctcgatgaggtttggtgcaggagaacgAGCGTCACAAagctcagtttcctgttgtacagtgagataaagacgtgaacgcgTTCTTAAGACATCGCAGACTTAAGCTGCCGCTGTCAAGTCGCATATATCGCTGGgtgatttactgtgtgtgtgtgtgtgtgtgtgtgagagcacgGCTCACCGTCCAGCAGGAAGTGAAGGGAACGCGACAGACTTGAGCTTCTTCTCTTCTGCTGCTGACAGACAGTTCTTCACCGTCTTCTCCAGCTGGTCCTCACACTTCTCTGAACCCCACTGAGGGACGTTACAGTGGATGATGAAGCGAGCTGCCATCCCACTGGCCTGACTCACcgccactgcacacacacacacacacacacacacacctcatcttTAACTttcatgacagaaaaatgactcactctcccacaccaaagtccatagagaaaatcaatgatttggctgatctactgctgccccgtgtggtcacattgtgtcactacttatttcaaacaccaaattcattaaataacacatttggaatgactgagtgagtgagtttccAGTGGACACAGTCTGTGTAACAATGAAGTAAAGCAGAGAATATATATGTTCCTGATTTCATAGACTAACACTTGAAAGTCAGTACCTGACGCCACCTCTAGAGGTCCCTGTGCTTTCCGCAGCTCCTTCACTGCGTCCAGGAACTCCCGACCTCCGGCCTTCTCCAGAGCGTTCCCTGAacaaccagaaccagaatcagaaGAGATTAAACACACTATTGAGGAAtataagaaaaacactttttttcacacacattctGAAGTGATTGTGAAAAAGCAGTGGATCGTCGGCATAGAAACCAACAAtgacccaaaaaaaaaggaaaatgtgtgaaaacgattttgtttttgattcattttgcatcataaaagtttttattgtaaattacCTGAAATtctgtatcaaaacaaacacttttattgtgaaattgagccaaactaaactacattttGTCTGTTGTCAACTGTAAATGctgctgaaaaacacaataacatgacACTTGATGAATGCTAGAATCTTGCATTTAgtatattttaatgtatatattttctACATCGTATTGAGTATGTTGTATGCTTTCATCGTTGTATCCTAACtttaattatttctgtttaaatgaaGGTGAAATAACTGTTTAGGATGCAGATCCGTGCAGTTTCCTCTGAGTCGTGAATACAGTTGTTATTTTATGGCTTTAATAATAAAGAACCTGTTTCAGAAACgctgtgtgaggacatgtgtGATCTAACTGTCCACAGTGTGTGAAACGCGTCCTCACCGACTCCGTCTTTCAGGTCCATCTCTGCATTGGTCGGGTTTATGATCCCCTCCACCTTGATTGTTCCGATCTTGCTGATTTCACTCTCTGTTAGTGAAAGCTGTGGATGCACAGCGTCAGCAGCTCGTCATGTTCTGTACGATTTTAGATTTCATATTATttacactgacatgttcatAATGTACGTCACCTTTTGTCCGAGGAACAGACTCTTTGCAGAGAGGATGGTGAATCCGTCTCCTGGACCGTCCTCAGCCGTGGAGTTTGGTACTGAGTCTTTGTCGTTGTCTGTGCTCTTTGTCAaatggaagagagagaaatgaaagtTTCAATTGTTCAAGTTTTAAACTTCTCAGGAGAGAAATTCATGGTCATTGAAGCCCTGGGGGCTGTTCGACTCAAAATGTCGACTAGGTGGGGGGGTCACTGCTCTGCGTTGAtatcaactgttgaggaatattcagatgatttgtctcatgtcctcacacagagacactgaacacaggacgtctgtgaagtctgtgacatctgtgaagtctgtgacgtctgtgatgtctgtaaagtctgtgatgtctgtctgtgaacagaagtctgtgatgtctgttctgtgaagtctgtgaaggaagtctgtgacgtctgtgatgTTCTCTGTGACATCTGTGACGCCTGTGATGTCTGTAAAGTCTGTGACGCCTGTGATGTCTGTAGAAGTCTGTGACGGAAGTCTGTGAAGCGTCcatctgtgatgtctgtgaagtctgtgacgtctgtgagtgagtctgtgCGTCTGAAGTCTTTGTCTATGACATCTGcgtctgtgacgtctgtgaagtCTGTGACGTCTTTGAAGTCTTTGAAGTCTGTGACGTCTGAAGTCTTTGACGTTTGTGAAGTCTATGACATCTGTGAAGTCCGTGACGTCTTTgaagtctgtgatgtctgaAGTCTTTGACGTTTGTGAAGTCTATGAcatctgtgacgtctgtgaagtCTGTGACTTCTGAAGTCTTTGACGTTTGTGAAGTCTATGAcatctgtgacgtctgtgaagtctgtgacgtctgtgacgtctgtgacgtctgtgatgtctgtgacaTCTGTGACGCCGGTGATGTCTGTGACATGGATCATGGATGTTAGAGAACGACTGACTTTAgctcaacatgaaataaaaccaccggacgttctgtagtctttctgtctcctgtgaaaacaaggggggtgttctctgcaGACGCGCTGTGatctgtggaacaggggtgctctgtatgtaccccattagcacttggtacatacagactgtatgaaatgaacacggAATCtgagtcgaaccagaacgtCTCTACTCATAAATGGACCAGTCGaccgggactttacagccctagaGGACGATTGGTTTGTGAAGACaatcaaacttcagtttcttgttaGTAACGGTTGTCAAAGACATGTCTTCACTGCCTGCCTCGTTTgtaaactgtccctttaatggtCCTCCATGTCCCTCCCCGTCCAGACTGACCTTTGGCTTTCGTCCTCGTTTGCCTTTGACCTTCTTGAAGGTTTTGACGGGCTTCTTACGCTTTGAgacctcctcctgcttctcgGGGACGGACGACTGGCTGTCCACCTTCACGCGTCCTCCCCGCTTCTTTGAGAGCAGCTCCGGGTGGATGCGGGGCAGAACACCGCCATTTGAGATGGTCACGCCCCGCAGAAGCTGCCGGACGACACATTTCAAGTGATGAGTGAGAGAGTTCTGACGACAACACGAGTCGCTGCCTCCACAGACGATCGGCTGTTTTACCTGGTTGAGCTCCTCGTCGTTAGCCACAGCTAGTTTGATGTGCCGGGGAGTTATTCGGCCTTTCTTGTTGTCCCGAGCTGCGTTTCCCGCCAACTCCAAGATCTCAGCtttgaggaaagaaaacaaaaacacagtgtagATACCATCAGATATGAAAGTGAGGAAGTCCGACAGCTTTACGCCCTTCGTATTCTTCTTTTAATGTTACAGGGATAGGCCACGATGAGCTGGTATTTCCCTGAAACCAGCCTGGAACCTGGACATTCAGTCTaactgacaacatggctgccagaagAGATATACtattaaacaaatatgaaaatatatgtCAGCTTAAATCTATAGTATctccatttttattattgttttttaaatgtatctatCATTTCACAGATTGTCTCACTGAAGAAAGGGGTGATCGTAATTGTTCACATGTTCAGccgttgttgtctgttttgattcaatgaagtgtatatatacatatatatatatatatatatgtatatatatacagatactgtatatatgtaagCACTTTACTCTTCGTCTTATtatctgggttagggttagcgtGCGACTTAaaaagcctttat contains:
- the LOC122762806 gene encoding core histone macro-H2A.2-like codes for the protein MSARGGKKKATKLSRSSRAGVIFPVGRMMRYLRTGTHKYRIGMGAPVYMAAVIEYLAAEILELAGNAARDNKKGRITPRHIKLAVANDEELNQLLRGVTISNGGVLPRIHPELLSKKRGGRVKVDSQSSVPEKQEEVSKRKKPVKTFKKVKGKRGRKPKSTDNDKDSVPNSTAEDGPGDGFTILSAKSLFLGQKLSLTESEISKIGTIKVEGIINPTNAEMDLKDGVGNALEKAGGREFLDAVKELRKAQGPLEVASVAVSQASGMAARFIIHCNVPQWGSEKCEDQLEKTVKNCLSAAEEKKLKSVAFPSLPAGRNGFPKQTAAQLILKAISNHFVSSASSSLKNIYFVLFDSESIGIYLQEMAKLDAK